One stretch of Brevibacillus laterosporus DNA includes these proteins:
- a CDS encoding divalent metal cation transporter, whose product MADQQQESVVLEQEKGWRRGITQPSLQEVHSSMRVPKNASKFRKFLAFAGPGYLVAVGYMDPGNWATDLAGGSQFGYTLLSVILLSNLMAMFLQALAGKLGIVTGRDLAQACRDHYSKPVSMGLWVLCEIAIAACDLAEVIGSAIALNLLFGIPLIYGVLITAIDVLLVLFLQNKGFRYIEAIVIALIGTIGVCFGVEILLAQPQIGEVMQGFIPRTEVVTNPAMLYIAIGIIGATVMPHNLYLHSSIVQTRDFERTQSGKREAIKYARLDSTIALFFALFINASILILSASTFHQAGMKDVAEIGDAYHLLTPVLGTTAASIFFGVALLASGQNSTLTGTLAGQIVMEGFINFRITPWLRRLITRLIAIVPTVIVTALYGEKGTTELLILSQVILSIQLPFAIIPLVQFTSNKTKMGEFVNKKWVTAIAWLVSGVIIALNVFLIYQTFTQL is encoded by the coding sequence ATGGCTGATCAACAACAAGAATCAGTAGTATTGGAACAGGAAAAGGGATGGAGAAGAGGAATTACCCAGCCTTCCTTACAAGAAGTACACAGCTCGATGCGTGTACCCAAAAATGCGTCTAAATTTCGTAAATTTTTAGCCTTTGCAGGGCCTGGATATCTGGTCGCTGTTGGATATATGGACCCTGGAAATTGGGCGACCGACTTGGCAGGAGGTTCTCAATTTGGTTATACACTTTTATCAGTGATTCTTCTTTCAAATTTGATGGCGATGTTTTTACAAGCCTTGGCAGGTAAATTGGGTATCGTAACGGGTCGTGATTTAGCTCAGGCTTGCCGTGATCATTATTCCAAACCAGTATCCATGGGCTTATGGGTCCTATGTGAGATAGCCATTGCCGCTTGCGATTTAGCAGAGGTGATTGGATCAGCTATTGCGTTAAATTTGTTGTTTGGAATCCCGCTAATTTATGGTGTGCTGATTACAGCAATAGATGTTTTGCTGGTGTTGTTTTTACAAAATAAAGGATTCAGATATATAGAAGCTATTGTTATTGCCTTAATAGGTACTATCGGAGTTTGTTTCGGAGTTGAAATACTATTGGCTCAGCCTCAAATAGGTGAGGTCATGCAAGGATTTATCCCACGTACAGAAGTGGTGACGAACCCTGCGATGCTATATATCGCCATTGGTATTATTGGTGCTACTGTCATGCCACATAATCTTTATCTGCACTCCTCTATTGTTCAGACTCGTGATTTCGAACGGACACAGAGTGGGAAACGGGAAGCGATTAAATATGCTCGATTGGACTCTACGATTGCTCTATTCTTTGCCTTGTTCATCAATGCATCTATCTTAATTTTGTCAGCTTCTACGTTTCATCAGGCTGGCATGAAGGATGTAGCGGAGATTGGAGACGCGTATCATTTACTTACCCCTGTGCTTGGAACGACAGCAGCAAGTATCTTTTTTGGTGTAGCTTTACTAGCATCTGGTCAAAATTCTACTCTAACTGGAACATTAGCAGGTCAGATTGTTATGGAGGGTTTTATCAATTTCCGCATTACACCTTGGTTGCGCCGCTTGATCACACGCTTGATCGCTATAGTGCCGACGGTGATTGTTACTGCGTTATACGGAGAAAAAGGAACCACAGAATTACTCATTTTAAGCCAAGTGATTCTATCTATTCAGCTACCCTTTGCGATCATACCTCTTGTGCAGTTTACCAGTAACAAAACCAAAATGGGTGAGTTCGTCAATAAGAAGTGGGTTACCGCCATTGCGTGGCTGGTGAGTGGTGTCATTATTGCACTAAATGTTTTCTTGATCTATCAAACATTTACACAGTTGTAG
- the kdpC gene encoding potassium-transporting ATPase subunit KdpC, producing MLKNIRVSLVLLLICGVIYPLLMTGIAQALMPIQANGSLITDANGNVVGSKLIGQTFTDPKYFSGRVSSIEYNAAGSGSNNYAPSNPELIERTKKDVAAFLVANPIIVQAAVPADLVTNSASGLDPHITPEAARVQVPRIAAVRNLTIEQLNQLISKHTEDRSLGLFGEKRVNVLELNIALDQVK from the coding sequence ATGTTAAAAAATATACGCGTCAGTCTTGTGTTGCTACTGATCTGCGGCGTTATTTATCCCTTGCTCATGACGGGTATCGCGCAGGCTCTAATGCCAATACAAGCAAATGGAAGTCTAATTACTGATGCAAACGGTAATGTAGTAGGATCGAAGCTGATTGGTCAAACGTTTACAGACCCTAAATACTTTTCTGGACGTGTTTCTTCTATAGAATATAATGCAGCTGGTTCAGGTTCTAATAACTATGCTCCTTCTAATCCAGAACTAATAGAACGAACCAAAAAAGATGTAGCGGCTTTCTTAGTTGCGAATCCTATTATTGTGCAAGCAGCAGTACCAGCTGACTTAGTAACAAACTCAGCTTCAGGACTTGATCCGCATATTACACCAGAAGCGGCTCGTGTTCAGGTGCCACGCATTGCAGCAGTACGCAATTTGACTATTGAGCAACTTAATCAGCTCATTAGTAAGCACACAGAAGATCGATCCTTGGGCTTGTTTGGTGAAAAACGAGTAAATGTATTGGAGCTAAACATAGCGTTGGATCAGGTGAAGTAA
- the kdpA gene encoding potassium-transporting ATPase subunit A, whose amino-acid sequence MDLLQIAVVLGILLILAILCGRYLAQAFSWEVTKLDRIFGGFERLIYRASGIQIKAMTWKQYAGAVLLSNLVMFVIGYLIVRMQGFLPGNPSKIEGMEPLLAFNTVASFLTNTNLQHYSGESGLSYLSQMTVIIYLMFTTPATGIAVVMAFMRGITGQKQIGNFYVDLIRAHTRVLLPLAVFVTLLLVALGVPQTMSPTVTATTLQGAEQQIARGPVASLESIKHIGTNGGGFFGVNSSHPFENPTPLTNVIEILSMFLIPASLPFTFSAMTRNKKQGLMIFVAMFLMFLTFLTIVYVAESNGNPALAQAGLSQANGSMEGKEVRFGIAQSALFTAVTTAATTGTVNNMHDTLTPIGGMVPLAQMMLNCVFGGEGVGTMNILMYAMMAVFIAGLMVGRTPEYLGRKIESKEMKLIAITILIHPLIILAPSAIALASEMGTSSISNAGFHGISQVVYEFTSSAANNGSGFEGLADNTPFWNISTGLVMLFGRYFSIILMLAVAGSLMMKKPVPETIGTFRTDNTVFMGILLATVLIVGALTFFPVIALGPVAEWLSIR is encoded by the coding sequence GTGGATCTGTTGCAAATTGCTGTAGTGTTAGGGATTTTGCTCATCCTGGCCATATTATGTGGCCGTTACTTGGCGCAGGCCTTTTCATGGGAGGTCACCAAACTAGACCGAATATTTGGAGGGTTTGAACGATTGATATATAGAGCTTCTGGCATCCAAATAAAAGCAATGACATGGAAACAGTACGCAGGAGCAGTTTTACTTAGCAATTTAGTCATGTTTGTAATTGGGTATTTGATTGTGAGAATGCAAGGTTTCTTGCCGGGGAATCCCAGTAAGATTGAAGGCATGGAACCATTACTTGCTTTTAATACAGTAGCTAGTTTTTTAACAAATACCAACCTACAACATTATAGCGGGGAGTCAGGATTGTCCTACCTGTCCCAAATGACGGTTATTATCTATTTGATGTTTACTACCCCCGCTACTGGCATAGCTGTTGTGATGGCCTTTATGAGAGGAATTACAGGACAAAAGCAGATTGGAAACTTCTATGTAGATTTGATTCGAGCGCATACTCGTGTGTTATTACCATTGGCTGTGTTTGTTACCTTGCTGTTGGTAGCTCTAGGGGTGCCTCAAACCATGAGTCCAACAGTAACGGCTACTACGTTACAAGGAGCAGAACAACAAATCGCTCGTGGACCTGTGGCTTCCTTGGAATCAATTAAGCATATTGGCACAAACGGAGGTGGATTCTTCGGGGTTAACTCTTCGCATCCCTTTGAGAACCCTACACCTCTAACAAATGTTATTGAAATCTTATCTATGTTTCTCATCCCGGCCTCCTTACCGTTTACTTTTAGTGCTATGACACGCAATAAAAAGCAGGGCCTTATGATATTTGTTGCCATGTTTCTAATGTTCCTGACTTTCTTGACGATTGTGTATGTAGCAGAATCGAACGGAAATCCAGCGTTAGCACAAGCAGGCCTGTCACAGGCAAACGGTAGTATGGAGGGAAAAGAAGTACGCTTTGGTATTGCACAGTCGGCTCTGTTTACCGCAGTGACCACAGCAGCTACTACAGGAACAGTTAATAACATGCATGATACCTTAACGCCGATCGGTGGAATGGTTCCTTTAGCTCAAATGATGCTAAATTGCGTGTTTGGCGGCGAGGGTGTTGGCACAATGAACATTCTGATGTATGCCATGATGGCCGTGTTCATTGCAGGATTAATGGTTGGTCGTACACCAGAATACTTGGGACGTAAGATTGAAAGTAAAGAGATGAAATTAATAGCTATTACTATTTTAATTCATCCTTTGATTATCCTAGCTCCATCTGCTATTGCTCTGGCTAGCGAGATGGGCACAAGCTCCATTTCTAATGCGGGCTTCCATGGTATCTCCCAAGTGGTGTATGAATTTACGTCTTCAGCCGCTAATAACGGTTCAGGATTTGAAGGCTTGGCAGACAACACACCATTCTGGAATATTTCCACAGGTCTAGTTATGTTATTTGGACGTTACTTTTCTATCATATTAATGCTTGCTGTAGCAGGCTCACTTATGATGAAAAAACCTGTACCGGAAACAATTGGTACTTTCCGCACGGATAATACAGTATTTATGGGAATCTTGCTTGCCACTGTACTCATTGTGGGTGCGTTAACATTCTTCCCTGTGATTGCACTTGGTCCTGTTGCTGAGTGGCTGTCCATACGTTAA
- a CDS encoding peptide ABC transporter substrate-binding protein yields MKKNIFVLMSSVLVLGTALAGCGTSNGNGAAPANNESKKSEDSKAGGNQSLHLNLASEPPTLDPGLTEDATSGAIVRSTFDGLTRVGEDGKPHNSVAADIKISDDLKTYTFTLRDSKWSNGEPVTAKDYEYAWKRVLTPKTAASYAYQLYYIKGAEAYHKNKGKLEDVGVKALDDKTLEVTLENPTPFFLELTAFYTYYPVNQKLDTANPDWAKDAKTHLGNGPFKLDTWEHKSKIVLTKNENYWDKDSVKMEKIEFSMIDDGNTELSMFDNGDLDWAGKPVGDLPTDAVPIKKADGSLKVKPTASIYWYKFNTEKAPFTNAKIRKAFAYAMDRKAIVDNITQAGERPAMGILPPTMAIKPEGYFKDNDADTAKKLLDEGMKELGISKLPPITLSFNTLEGNKKIAEAIQDQWKKNLNVDVRLENTEWKVYIDRLHQGSYQIGRMAWSADFNDPINFLEQYRDKKGGNNDTNWENAKYKELLIKSASETDPAKRTQLFAEAEQIIMDEMPVIPIYYRTQNWIQNEKVKGVFLDALGFVDYKWSYIAE; encoded by the coding sequence ATGAAGAAAAATATATTTGTGCTGATGAGTTCCGTACTTGTATTAGGTACTGCTCTTGCAGGCTGTGGTACAAGTAACGGTAACGGAGCCGCTCCAGCTAATAACGAATCTAAAAAGTCTGAAGATTCAAAAGCTGGTGGCAACCAATCCCTTCATTTAAACCTTGCATCTGAACCTCCGACGCTTGATCCGGGTCTTACAGAGGATGCTACTTCTGGGGCAATTGTTCGTTCTACTTTCGATGGTTTAACTCGTGTAGGTGAAGACGGCAAGCCCCATAATTCTGTTGCTGCTGACATTAAAATTTCTGATGATTTAAAAACATATACATTCACATTGCGTGATTCAAAATGGTCAAATGGTGAACCTGTTACTGCCAAAGACTATGAATATGCTTGGAAGCGTGTTCTAACTCCAAAAACAGCAGCTAGCTATGCTTATCAGCTTTATTATATTAAAGGTGCTGAAGCCTACCATAAGAATAAAGGGAAATTAGAAGACGTAGGTGTTAAAGCTCTTGATGATAAAACATTAGAAGTTACTTTAGAAAATCCTACTCCATTCTTCCTGGAGCTAACAGCTTTCTACACATACTACCCTGTTAATCAAAAATTAGATACTGCAAATCCAGATTGGGCGAAAGATGCAAAAACCCATTTAGGTAATGGCCCGTTCAAGCTAGATACTTGGGAACATAAGAGTAAAATTGTGTTGACCAAGAATGAAAACTACTGGGATAAAGATTCTGTAAAAATGGAGAAAATCGAGTTCTCTATGATCGATGATGGCAACACGGAGCTTTCCATGTTTGATAATGGTGATCTGGATTGGGCAGGTAAACCAGTTGGAGATTTACCAACAGATGCTGTGCCTATTAAGAAAGCAGATGGTAGCCTTAAGGTGAAGCCTACTGCCTCTATCTATTGGTACAAGTTCAACACAGAAAAAGCACCGTTTACTAACGCAAAAATCCGTAAAGCTTTTGCCTATGCAATGGATCGTAAAGCGATTGTAGACAACATTACACAAGCTGGAGAGCGACCAGCAATGGGTATCTTGCCTCCAACTATGGCAATTAAACCAGAAGGCTACTTTAAAGATAACGATGCAGATACAGCTAAAAAATTATTGGATGAGGGTATGAAAGAGCTTGGTATCAGCAAGCTACCTCCAATTACACTGTCCTTCAATACATTGGAAGGTAACAAAAAAATTGCTGAAGCGATTCAGGATCAATGGAAAAAGAATCTGAACGTAGATGTTAGATTAGAAAACACTGAGTGGAAAGTATACATTGATAGGTTGCACCAAGGTAGCTATCAAATCGGTCGTATGGCTTGGTCTGCTGACTTCAATGATCCAATCAACTTCTTAGAACAGTACCGTGATAAAAAAGGCGGTAATAACGATACAAACTGGGAAAATGCAAAATACAAAGAGTTGTTGATCAAGTCCGCATCTGAAACAGATCCAGCGAAACGTACGCAATTGTTTGCAGAAGCAGAGCAAATCATCATGGATGAAATGCCAGTAATTCCAATCTACTACCGTACACAAAACTGGATTCAAAACGAAAAAGTAAAAGGCGTATTTCTTGATGCACTTGGCTTCGTCGATTACAAATGGTCTTACATTGCTGAATAA
- a CDS encoding carbonic anhydrase: MGKLEEILDYNQKFVENQKYTEFTTTKFPDKRLVVISCMDTRLVELLPHAMNVKNGDVKIIKTAGAIVSHPFGAVMRSILVAIYELQAEEVMVVGHYDCGMSAINPTHFLEKVRERGVSPDSLDLLKNAGIKLEKWLRGFDNVTDAVKESVDMISNHPILPPGIPIHGLIIDPSTGKLDVVINGYEKK, translated from the coding sequence GTGGGAAAACTTGAGGAGATTTTAGATTACAATCAAAAGTTCGTAGAAAATCAGAAATATACGGAGTTCACAACAACCAAGTTTCCTGATAAGCGGTTGGTTGTCATTTCATGTATGGACACGAGACTGGTAGAACTTCTTCCTCACGCAATGAACGTCAAAAATGGGGATGTTAAGATCATTAAGACAGCAGGAGCTATCGTCTCTCATCCATTTGGGGCGGTTATGAGAAGTATCTTAGTGGCTATCTATGAATTACAAGCAGAAGAGGTCATGGTGGTAGGGCATTATGATTGTGGAATGAGTGCGATCAATCCTACACACTTTTTGGAAAAGGTTCGAGAGAGAGGCGTTTCACCAGATTCCTTAGATCTACTAAAAAATGCAGGGATTAAATTAGAAAAATGGTTGCGGGGTTTTGATAATGTGACCGATGCAGTGAAAGAGAGTGTAGATATGATTAGTAATCATCCTATACTGCCTCCTGGAATACCGATTCATGGTTTAATCATTGATCCAAGTACAGGTAAACTAGATGTAGTTATAAATGGGTATGAAAAAAAATAA
- a CDS encoding potassium-transporting ATPase subunit F, which translates to MIIVAGVILYLIDALIHPEKY; encoded by the coding sequence ATGATCATCGTTGCAGGGGTTATCCTCTATCTCATTGATGCATTGATTCATCCTGAAAAGTATTAA
- a CDS encoding molybdenum cofactor guanylyltransferase, translating to MVNSLCIVILAGGQSSRMGKPKELLKWQGKPLLMHMLDQIIPLHYPCVIVSNEPERLPQINELGTKVFITRDIVASHGPISGIYSGMSIRQEEWYLVVSCDLPFLRTVHLQHLLENLNDRLDENRRMNAVVPKTGGRLQPLLALYHKQTKEIWKDALDRGDYRVMKVLERMTVKEVTDESWDDMTAFNMNTPADYEEAIKEWNSKNLLGGEK from the coding sequence ATGGTGAATTCATTATGTATTGTGATTTTAGCTGGAGGGCAAAGCAGTCGCATGGGTAAGCCAAAAGAACTACTGAAATGGCAAGGTAAACCACTACTTATGCATATGCTAGATCAAATAATTCCACTGCATTACCCTTGTGTGATTGTCTCGAATGAACCTGAAAGATTGCCTCAAATAAATGAGCTTGGCACAAAGGTGTTTATCACACGAGATATTGTAGCTTCACATGGCCCGATTAGCGGTATTTATTCTGGCATGTCTATTCGACAGGAAGAGTGGTATTTGGTTGTATCCTGTGATTTACCATTTTTACGTACAGTGCATTTGCAACACTTACTAGAGAATTTAAACGATCGTTTAGATGAAAATAGAAGAATGAATGCTGTAGTACCTAAAACGGGAGGCCGATTGCAACCGTTATTAGCACTTTATCATAAACAAACAAAAGAAATTTGGAAGGATGCACTAGATCGTGGAGATTACCGGGTAATGAAGGTACTGGAAAGGATGACTGTAAAAGAAGTAACGGATGAATCGTGGGATGACATGACCGCTTTTAATATGAATACACCTGCCGATTACGAAGAGGCAATAAAAGAATGGAACAGCAAAAATTTGTTAGGAGGAGAAAAATGA
- the kdpB gene encoding K(+)-transporting ATPase subunit B — MSNQRTSLVTKEIVWQAIINAFKKLDPRLMIKNPVMFVVEIGFVITLFLSVMPSAFGGESNAFYNSIVSIILFVTILFANFSEALAEGRGKAQADSLKKSKQDMKANLLQKNGLIKVVNSTELRKGDIVIINTNELIPSDGEIIEGVASVDESAITGESAPVIKEAGGDFSSVTGGTRVVSDRITVRVTTDPGESFLDRMISLVEGAKRQKTPNELALNTLLVSLTLIFLIVCTTLIPIASYVNVVIPVATLVALLVCLIPTTIGGLLSAIGIAGMDRVTQYNVIAMSGKAVEAAGDINTIILDKTGTITYGNRMASVIVAVGGIKLEELYRAALHSSLHDETPEGRSIVELAKKLGVPQSEWQISGTEGVEFKAETRMSGTNFPNGRMVRKGAVDAIKNYVVESGGRVPSDLENTANQIAREGGTPLAVVDDNRVLGVIYLKDTVKAGMRERFEELRRMGIRTVMCTGDNPLTAATIAREAGVDDFIAEAKPEDKIAVIRQEQAQGKLVAMSGDGTNDAPALAQADVGLAMNSGTIAAKEAANMVDLDSDPTKIIEVVAIGKQLLMTRGALTTFSIANDIAKYFAIIPAMLMVAIPQMQALNIMQLATPQSAILSALLFNAIIIPLLIPLAMKGVKYTPMSATKLLSRNLFIYGLGGVIAPFVGIKLLDMLLVVVGLH; from the coding sequence ATGAGTAATCAACGAACATCCTTGGTCACCAAGGAGATAGTCTGGCAGGCGATCATCAATGCCTTCAAAAAATTAGATCCACGATTAATGATTAAAAATCCCGTCATGTTTGTGGTGGAAATAGGCTTTGTTATTACGCTATTTTTAAGCGTTATGCCAAGTGCTTTTGGTGGCGAGTCCAATGCCTTTTACAACAGTATCGTGAGCATCATTTTATTCGTAACCATCCTGTTTGCCAATTTTTCCGAGGCTTTGGCAGAAGGACGCGGTAAGGCACAGGCTGATAGTTTGAAAAAAAGCAAACAAGATATGAAAGCGAATCTGTTACAAAAAAATGGATTGATAAAAGTGGTCAATTCCACAGAGCTACGCAAAGGTGACATAGTCATCATCAACACCAATGAGTTAATACCAAGTGATGGTGAAATTATTGAAGGAGTGGCATCCGTCGATGAGTCGGCCATTACGGGAGAATCAGCTCCAGTCATTAAAGAAGCAGGGGGAGATTTTAGCTCTGTTACTGGCGGGACTCGCGTGGTGAGTGACCGAATTACGGTGCGTGTAACCACAGATCCTGGGGAATCTTTCTTAGACCGAATGATCAGTTTGGTTGAAGGAGCGAAACGCCAAAAAACACCTAACGAGCTAGCTTTAAATACGCTATTGGTTAGCTTAACATTAATTTTTTTAATCGTGTGCACGACATTGATACCTATTGCTTCCTATGTAAACGTGGTGATTCCGGTCGCAACTTTGGTAGCTTTGCTGGTTTGCCTCATCCCAACGACCATTGGTGGATTGTTATCTGCCATTGGGATAGCTGGAATGGATCGGGTCACTCAATATAATGTAATTGCCATGTCAGGTAAAGCGGTCGAAGCAGCGGGTGATATTAATACCATCATCTTGGATAAGACGGGAACAATTACGTACGGAAACCGTATGGCCTCTGTAATCGTGGCGGTGGGGGGCATAAAGCTAGAAGAGTTATATCGGGCGGCTCTACACAGCTCCCTACATGACGAAACACCAGAGGGACGCTCCATTGTGGAACTAGCTAAAAAATTGGGAGTTCCTCAATCAGAATGGCAGATTTCAGGAACAGAAGGAGTGGAATTTAAAGCGGAAACCCGTATGAGTGGTACAAATTTTCCAAATGGTCGCATGGTAAGAAAAGGGGCCGTTGATGCAATTAAAAACTATGTTGTAGAAAGCGGTGGTCGGGTTCCTAGCGATTTGGAGAATACAGCGAATCAAATTGCTAGAGAAGGTGGTACTCCATTAGCGGTGGTAGATGATAATCGTGTACTGGGCGTCATTTATTTGAAAGATACAGTAAAGGCAGGCATGCGTGAGCGCTTTGAAGAGTTACGCCGTATGGGGATTAGGACTGTTATGTGTACGGGTGATAATCCATTAACAGCGGCTACCATTGCACGTGAAGCTGGTGTAGATGATTTTATTGCGGAAGCGAAACCAGAGGATAAGATTGCGGTCATTCGTCAGGAACAGGCACAAGGAAAATTGGTAGCTATGTCAGGCGATGGTACCAATGACGCACCTGCTTTGGCTCAAGCAGATGTGGGCTTGGCAATGAATAGCGGTACAATTGCCGCAAAAGAAGCAGCGAACATGGTAGATCTAGATTCTGATCCGACCAAAATCATTGAGGTAGTAGCTATAGGGAAACAGCTTCTCATGACTCGCGGAGCTCTTACTACCTTCAGCATCGCAAATGATATTGCGAAGTATTTTGCCATTATCCCTGCGATGCTCATGGTAGCAATTCCTCAGATGCAAGCTTTGAACATCATGCAGCTAGCTACTCCACAGAGCGCAATTTTGTCAGCATTGCTGTTTAACGCGATTATTATCCCGCTGTTAATACCGTTGGCAATGAAAGGTGTCAAATATACACCAATGAGTGCTACCAAGCTATTATCTCGCAATCTGTTTATTTACGGATTGGGGGGTGTCATTGCTCCTTTTGTCGGTATTAAGCTGTTGGATATGCTTCTGGTGGTAGTTGGTTTGCACTAG
- a CDS encoding Crp/Fnr family transcriptional regulator produces MPIEMKTFVDQISRAFWEDMKRISTLVESIPGKPLFFDGDPADYVYLVESGKVRLSKTSTDGKELTLQVYNPGELFGLFGLFNSSLCYSATAVVLQPGELRVISRTSLEELLTAKGDYCVEFLRWMSLENRRMQSKFRDLLLNGKTGALYSTLIRMCNTYGRQHPNGILIDLSLTNKDLAQFIGLTRESVNRLLGELKKLDVIEPLPNGYILVKDIHYLREKICCDDCPPDICRL; encoded by the coding sequence ATGCCTATAGAAATGAAAACCTTCGTGGATCAGATTTCTCGAGCATTCTGGGAGGATATGAAACGTATCTCTACCCTTGTTGAAAGCATTCCGGGTAAACCGTTATTTTTTGACGGGGACCCTGCTGATTACGTTTATTTAGTGGAAAGCGGTAAAGTTCGTCTGTCAAAGACAAGTACAGACGGAAAGGAACTAACCCTTCAAGTATACAATCCTGGTGAGTTATTTGGTCTGTTCGGTTTGTTTAATTCATCTTTATGCTATAGTGCTACTGCTGTTGTCCTGCAACCCGGAGAACTACGGGTCATCTCACGTACGTCTCTAGAAGAACTTCTCACTGCAAAAGGGGACTATTGCGTAGAATTTCTGCGCTGGATGAGTCTAGAGAACCGTCGCATGCAATCTAAGTTCCGTGATCTGTTGCTAAATGGAAAAACGGGCGCTCTCTATTCGACCTTAATCCGCATGTGTAACACATATGGTCGCCAACATCCTAATGGTATCCTAATTGACCTATCGCTAACCAATAAAGATTTGGCTCAATTTATTGGACTTACTCGCGAAAGTGTTAATCGTTTATTAGGTGAATTAAAAAAATTAGATGTGATTGAACCTCTGCCAAATGGCTACATTTTGGTCAAAGACATTCACTATTTACGTGAAAAAATATGTTGCGATGATTGTCCACCAGATATTTGTCGTTTGTAA
- a CDS encoding sporulation protein YjcZ produces the protein MSVFDGCRNNFEIVLVLFILLVIVVCWCNN, from the coding sequence ATGAGTGTTTTCGATGGATGCCGCAACAACTTTGAAATCGTCTTGGTTCTATTTATTCTATTGGTAATTGTTGTTTGCTGGTGTAATAACTAG
- the mobB gene encoding molybdopterin-guanine dinucleotide biosynthesis protein B translates to MNNELSRLDPTTIVMQFVGYSNSGKTTLLCKLIERFTQAGVRLGVIKHDGHDFELDQRGKDTWNFRQAGAPMVAIQSATQTAWMENDAVPLPQLISRMSQQGADLILVEGFKQESYPKIVVIRREADLELLDKLHNIVAMVSWLPTQKMSIPVFSIDQEDEIFQFIQTYKLVQKEKTKDNR, encoded by the coding sequence ATGAACAATGAATTAAGTAGACTAGACCCTACAACTATCGTTATGCAATTTGTGGGGTACTCTAATTCTGGAAAAACAACATTGCTATGCAAGCTAATTGAGCGATTTACACAAGCGGGAGTACGACTGGGTGTAATCAAACATGATGGTCATGATTTTGAATTAGATCAGCGTGGAAAAGATACGTGGAACTTCCGGCAGGCAGGGGCTCCCATGGTGGCTATTCAATCCGCTACTCAAACAGCTTGGATGGAGAATGATGCGGTGCCTCTCCCACAGCTTATCTCGAGGATGAGCCAGCAAGGAGCCGATCTAATTTTGGTGGAGGGCTTTAAACAGGAGTCCTACCCGAAAATTGTGGTTATCCGTCGGGAGGCAGATCTGGAGCTATTAGATAAGCTACATAACATCGTCGCGATGGTAAGTTGGCTGCCAACGCAAAAGATGTCCATTCCTGTTTTTTCGATCGATCAGGAAGATGAGATTTTTCAATTTATACAGACATACAAGCTTGTACAAAAAGAGAAAACAAAAGATAATAGATAA